In the genome of Desulfotomaculum sp., one region contains:
- a CDS encoding polysaccharide biosynthesis protein encodes MQVPLSLPDLSEREIEAVTAVLKSRWLSMGPAVEDFESKFAGYIGVKHAVAVNSGTSGLHLAVRSLGIGKGDEAITTPFSFVSSANCLLFEGARPVFADIDPETLNIDCSLIENKINKNTKCLLPVHIFGQPVDMSLIRSIASRHGLSVLEDSCEAIGARYNSRLTGTRSDAAVFAFYPNKQITTGEGGMVVTNRDDLAGLLRSMRNQGRDEGAAWYEHNRLGFNYRMDEMSAALGRVQLDRLPEILAKREWVAGKYTEKLDSLAGVSVPGVNPAVQMSWFVYVVRLDPKIDRELVIAELASRNIGSRGYFRPIHLQPFFRKTFGYKPGDFPVAEAAGASTLALPFYTNMPEEQIDYVVSNLGDILGRF; translated from the coding sequence ATGCAGGTACCCTTATCTCTGCCTGATCTGAGCGAGCGGGAAATAGAGGCGGTGACAGCCGTACTTAAAAGCCGTTGGCTGAGTATGGGGCCAGCTGTGGAGGACTTTGAAAGTAAATTTGCCGGATATATCGGCGTAAAGCATGCTGTTGCGGTAAACAGCGGCACTTCAGGCCTCCACCTGGCCGTCCGCAGCCTTGGCATAGGAAAAGGTGATGAGGCAATCACAACACCTTTCAGCTTTGTTTCCTCGGCCAACTGCCTGCTTTTTGAAGGAGCTCGTCCCGTTTTTGCGGATATCGACCCGGAAACTTTAAATATAGATTGCTCTTTAATTGAAAATAAGATTAACAAAAACACTAAATGCCTCCTTCCAGTGCACATTTTCGGTCAGCCGGTTGACATGAGCCTGATCAGATCAATTGCTTCCAGGCATGGCCTGTCAGTTCTGGAGGACTCCTGTGAGGCCATAGGCGCCAGATACAACAGCCGGCTGACCGGAACCCGGAGTGATGCGGCCGTATTCGCTTTTTATCCCAACAAGCAGATCACTACCGGAGAGGGAGGCATGGTCGTTACCAACCGGGACGACCTGGCAGGCCTTTTACGCAGCATGCGCAACCAGGGTCGAGACGAGGGAGCCGCCTGGTATGAGCACAACCGCCTGGGCTTCAACTACCGGATGGACGAAATGAGCGCCGCCTTAGGAAGGGTCCAGCTTGACAGACTGCCGGAAATACTTGCCAAAAGGGAATGGGTGGCCGGAAAATACACAGAAAAACTGGACAGCCTGGCCGGTGTTTCAGTACCCGGGGTTAACCCGGCGGTACAAATGAGCTGGTTTGTCTATGTAGTTAGACTGGACCCTAAAATCGACCGTGAGTTAGTAATAGCAGAACTGGCCAGCAGAAATATAGGCAGCCGGGGTTACTTTCGGCCTATCCACCTGCAGCCCTTTTTCCGTAAAACATTCGGTTATAAGCCTGGGGATTTTCCGGTGGCCGAAGCTGCCGGGGCGTCAACACTCGCCCTTCCGTTTTATACAAATATGCCGGAAGAACAGATTGACTATGTAGTTAGTAATCTGGGGGATATCCTGGGCAGATTCTAA